In Camelus ferus isolate YT-003-E chromosome 10, BCGSAC_Cfer_1.0, whole genome shotgun sequence, the following proteins share a genomic window:
- the SPINDOC gene encoding spindlin interactor and repressor of chromatin-binding protein isoform X1: MALKAEGAALDCFEVTLKCEEGEDEEEAMVVAVIPRPEPMLRVAQQEKTPPPRPSLLEAGSDSCEEPRQQVSWEQEFLVGNSPGGSGRALCMVCGAEIRAPSADTARSHILEQHPHTLDLSPSEKSNILEAWSEGVALLQDFRAEQPSPPHSDSGHDVDVDPDSDADPAKMPAEIVVLLDSEDNPSLPRRSRPRGLRPLELPAAPVMEPVTKKPRGQRWKEPPGDEPVRKKRGRPMTKTLDLDPDPDPDPPSPDSPTETFAAPPEVRHFTDGSFPPGFVLQLFSHTQLRASDSKDLSKEGRGAEGGLLQPESPSPEEETEAWGGAVPSRATWPVSGSPCGRPARAPPPGLRGTLDLQVIRVRLEEPPAVSLLQDWSKHPQGTKGVGAGDAPDWPVVLSESSTAVRGQPEAGSDV; encoded by the exons ATGGCCCTGAAGGCCGAGGGCGCAGCGCTCGACTGCTTCGAGGTGACGCTCAAATGCGAGGAAGGGGAGGACGAGGAGGAAGCCATGGTGGTGGCCGTAATTCCGCGGCCCGAGCCGATGCTCAGAG TGGCCCAGCAGGAGAAGACGCCACCACCCAGGCCCAGCCTGCTGGAGGCAGGCAGCGACAGCTgtgaggagcccaggcagcaGGTGTCTTGGGAGCAGGAGTTCCTGGTGGGGAACAGCCCCGGAGGCAGCGGGCGCGCGCTATGCATGGTGTGTGGGGCGGAGATCCGGGCCCCCTCGGCAGACACGGCACGCTCGCACATCCTGGAGCAGCATCCTCACACCCTGGACCTGAGCCCTTCTGAGAAGAGCAACATCCTGGAGGCCTGGAGTGAGGGGGTGGCCCTTTTGCAAGACTTCAGAGCCGAGCAGCCATCCCCACCCCACTCAG ACTCAGGACATGATGTCGATGTGGACCCAGACTCCGATGCCGACCCTGCCAAAATGCCAGCGGAGATTGTTGTTCTCCTGGACTCTGAGGACAACCCATCCCTCCCTAGAAGGAGCAGGCCCCGGGGACTCCGCCCTCTTGAACTCCCTG CTGCCCCTGTCATGGAGCCAGTAACCAAGAAGCCCCGGGGTCAGAGATGGAAGGAGCCCCCTGGGGACGAGccagtcagaaagaaaagaggcagaCCCATGACCAAAACCCTGGACCTGGACCCGGACCCGGACCCAG ACCCCCCCTCACCTGACTCGCCCACAGAGACTTTCGCAGCTCCGCCCGAAGTCCGACACTTCACCGATGGCAGCTTTCCCCCCGGCTTCGTCCTCCAGCTCTTCTCCCAcacccagctcagggcctcaGACAGCAAGGACTTGTccaaagaggggagaggggcagaaggAGGCCTCCTCCAGCCGGAAAGCCCCTCCCCAG aagaggaaactgaggcttggggaggtgCAGTACCTTCCCGGGCCACCTGGCCGGTGAGTGGCAGCCCATGCGGACGCCCCGCCCGTG ctccccctCCGGGGCTCCGTGGGACACTGGATCTCCAGGTTATCCGTGTGCGGTTGGAGGAGCCGCCGGCAGTCAGCCTCCTGCAAGATTGGTCCAAGCACCCCCAGGGCACCAAGGGTGTGGGAGCAGGTGACGCCCCAGACTGGCCCGTGGTTCTGTCGGAATCCAGCACCGCTGTCAGGGGAcagccagaggcagggagtgaTGTATAG
- the SPINDOC gene encoding spindlin interactor and repressor of chromatin-binding protein isoform X2: MALKAEGAALDCFEVTLKCEEGEDEEEAMVVAVIPRPEPMLRVAQQEKTPPPRPSLLEAGSDSCEEPRQQVSWEQEFLVGNSPGGSGRALCMVCGAEIRAPSADTARSHILEQHPHTLDLSPSEKSNILEAWSEGVALLQDFRAEQPSPPHSDSGHDVDVDPDSDADPAKMPAEIVVLLDSEDNPSLPRRSRPRGLRPLELPAAPVMEPVTKKPRGQRWKEPPGDEPVRKKRGRPMTKTLDLDPDPDPDPPSPDSPTETFAAPPEVRHFTDGSFPPGFVLQLFSHTQLRASDSKDLSKEGRGAEGGLLQPESPSPAPPPGLRGTLDLQVIRVRLEEPPAVSLLQDWSKHPQGTKGVGAGDAPDWPVVLSESSTAVRGQPEAGSDV; the protein is encoded by the exons ATGGCCCTGAAGGCCGAGGGCGCAGCGCTCGACTGCTTCGAGGTGACGCTCAAATGCGAGGAAGGGGAGGACGAGGAGGAAGCCATGGTGGTGGCCGTAATTCCGCGGCCCGAGCCGATGCTCAGAG TGGCCCAGCAGGAGAAGACGCCACCACCCAGGCCCAGCCTGCTGGAGGCAGGCAGCGACAGCTgtgaggagcccaggcagcaGGTGTCTTGGGAGCAGGAGTTCCTGGTGGGGAACAGCCCCGGAGGCAGCGGGCGCGCGCTATGCATGGTGTGTGGGGCGGAGATCCGGGCCCCCTCGGCAGACACGGCACGCTCGCACATCCTGGAGCAGCATCCTCACACCCTGGACCTGAGCCCTTCTGAGAAGAGCAACATCCTGGAGGCCTGGAGTGAGGGGGTGGCCCTTTTGCAAGACTTCAGAGCCGAGCAGCCATCCCCACCCCACTCAG ACTCAGGACATGATGTCGATGTGGACCCAGACTCCGATGCCGACCCTGCCAAAATGCCAGCGGAGATTGTTGTTCTCCTGGACTCTGAGGACAACCCATCCCTCCCTAGAAGGAGCAGGCCCCGGGGACTCCGCCCTCTTGAACTCCCTG CTGCCCCTGTCATGGAGCCAGTAACCAAGAAGCCCCGGGGTCAGAGATGGAAGGAGCCCCCTGGGGACGAGccagtcagaaagaaaagaggcagaCCCATGACCAAAACCCTGGACCTGGACCCGGACCCGGACCCAG ACCCCCCCTCACCTGACTCGCCCACAGAGACTTTCGCAGCTCCGCCCGAAGTCCGACACTTCACCGATGGCAGCTTTCCCCCCGGCTTCGTCCTCCAGCTCTTCTCCCAcacccagctcagggcctcaGACAGCAAGGACTTGTccaaagaggggagaggggcagaaggAGGCCTCCTCCAGCCGGAAAGCCCCTCCCCAG ctccccctCCGGGGCTCCGTGGGACACTGGATCTCCAGGTTATCCGTGTGCGGTTGGAGGAGCCGCCGGCAGTCAGCCTCCTGCAAGATTGGTCCAAGCACCCCCAGGGCACCAAGGGTGTGGGAGCAGGTGACGCCCCAGACTGGCCCGTGGTTCTGTCGGAATCCAGCACCGCTGTCAGGGGAcagccagaggcagggagtgaTGTATAG
- the SPINDOC gene encoding spindlin interactor and repressor of chromatin-binding protein isoform X3, whose amino-acid sequence MALKAEGAALDCFEVTLKCEEGEDEEEAMVVAVIPRPEPMLRVAQQEKTPPPRPSLLEAGSDSCEEPRQQVSWEQEFLVGNSPGGSGRALCMVCGAEIRAPSADTARSHILEQHPHTLDLSPSEKSNILEAWSEGVALLQDFRAEQPSPPHSDSGHDVDVDPDSDADPAKMPAEIVVLLDSEDNPSLPRRSRPRGLRPLELPAAPVMEPVTKKPRGQRWKEPPGDEPVRKKRGRPMTKTLDLDPDPDPDPPSPDSPTETFAAPPEVRHFTDGSFPPGFVLQLFSHTQLRASDSKDLSKEGRGAEGGLLQPESPSPGYPCAVGGAAGSQPPARLVQAPPGHQGCGSR is encoded by the exons ATGGCCCTGAAGGCCGAGGGCGCAGCGCTCGACTGCTTCGAGGTGACGCTCAAATGCGAGGAAGGGGAGGACGAGGAGGAAGCCATGGTGGTGGCCGTAATTCCGCGGCCCGAGCCGATGCTCAGAG TGGCCCAGCAGGAGAAGACGCCACCACCCAGGCCCAGCCTGCTGGAGGCAGGCAGCGACAGCTgtgaggagcccaggcagcaGGTGTCTTGGGAGCAGGAGTTCCTGGTGGGGAACAGCCCCGGAGGCAGCGGGCGCGCGCTATGCATGGTGTGTGGGGCGGAGATCCGGGCCCCCTCGGCAGACACGGCACGCTCGCACATCCTGGAGCAGCATCCTCACACCCTGGACCTGAGCCCTTCTGAGAAGAGCAACATCCTGGAGGCCTGGAGTGAGGGGGTGGCCCTTTTGCAAGACTTCAGAGCCGAGCAGCCATCCCCACCCCACTCAG ACTCAGGACATGATGTCGATGTGGACCCAGACTCCGATGCCGACCCTGCCAAAATGCCAGCGGAGATTGTTGTTCTCCTGGACTCTGAGGACAACCCATCCCTCCCTAGAAGGAGCAGGCCCCGGGGACTCCGCCCTCTTGAACTCCCTG CTGCCCCTGTCATGGAGCCAGTAACCAAGAAGCCCCGGGGTCAGAGATGGAAGGAGCCCCCTGGGGACGAGccagtcagaaagaaaagaggcagaCCCATGACCAAAACCCTGGACCTGGACCCGGACCCGGACCCAG ACCCCCCCTCACCTGACTCGCCCACAGAGACTTTCGCAGCTCCGCCCGAAGTCCGACACTTCACCGATGGCAGCTTTCCCCCCGGCTTCGTCCTCCAGCTCTTCTCCCAcacccagctcagggcctcaGACAGCAAGGACTTGTccaaagaggggagaggggcagaaggAGGCCTCCTCCAGCCGGAAAGCCCCTCCCCAG GTTATCCGTGTGCGGTTGGAGGAGCCGCCGGCAGTCAGCCTCCTGCAAGATTGGTCCAAGCACCCCCAGGGCACCAAGGGTGTGGGAGCAGGTGA
- the SPINDOC gene encoding spindlin interactor and repressor of chromatin-binding protein isoform X4 codes for MALKAEGAALDCFEVTLKCEEGEDEEEAMVVAVIPRPEPMLRVAQQEKTPPPRPSLLEAGSDSCEEPRQQVSWEQEFLVGNSPGGSGRALCMVCGAEIRAPSADTARSHILEQHPHTLDLSPSEKSNILEAWSEGVALLQDFRAEQPSPPHSDSGHDVDVDPDSDADPAKMPAEIVVLLDSEDNPSLPRRSRPRGLRPLELPAAPVMEPVTKKPRGQRWKEPPGDEPVRKKRGRPMTKTLDLDPDPDPDPPSPDSPTETFAAPPEVRHFTDGSFPPGFVLQLFSHTQLRASDSKDLSKEGRGAEGGLLQPESPSPDQALLAASRAQKVVLEGVNA; via the exons ATGGCCCTGAAGGCCGAGGGCGCAGCGCTCGACTGCTTCGAGGTGACGCTCAAATGCGAGGAAGGGGAGGACGAGGAGGAAGCCATGGTGGTGGCCGTAATTCCGCGGCCCGAGCCGATGCTCAGAG TGGCCCAGCAGGAGAAGACGCCACCACCCAGGCCCAGCCTGCTGGAGGCAGGCAGCGACAGCTgtgaggagcccaggcagcaGGTGTCTTGGGAGCAGGAGTTCCTGGTGGGGAACAGCCCCGGAGGCAGCGGGCGCGCGCTATGCATGGTGTGTGGGGCGGAGATCCGGGCCCCCTCGGCAGACACGGCACGCTCGCACATCCTGGAGCAGCATCCTCACACCCTGGACCTGAGCCCTTCTGAGAAGAGCAACATCCTGGAGGCCTGGAGTGAGGGGGTGGCCCTTTTGCAAGACTTCAGAGCCGAGCAGCCATCCCCACCCCACTCAG ACTCAGGACATGATGTCGATGTGGACCCAGACTCCGATGCCGACCCTGCCAAAATGCCAGCGGAGATTGTTGTTCTCCTGGACTCTGAGGACAACCCATCCCTCCCTAGAAGGAGCAGGCCCCGGGGACTCCGCCCTCTTGAACTCCCTG CTGCCCCTGTCATGGAGCCAGTAACCAAGAAGCCCCGGGGTCAGAGATGGAAGGAGCCCCCTGGGGACGAGccagtcagaaagaaaagaggcagaCCCATGACCAAAACCCTGGACCTGGACCCGGACCCGGACCCAG ACCCCCCCTCACCTGACTCGCCCACAGAGACTTTCGCAGCTCCGCCCGAAGTCCGACACTTCACCGATGGCAGCTTTCCCCCCGGCTTCGTCCTCCAGCTCTTCTCCCAcacccagctcagggcctcaGACAGCAAGGACTTGTccaaagaggggagaggggcagaaggAGGCCTCCTCCAGCCGGAAAGCCCCTCCCCAG ACCAGGCCCTGCTCGCAGCATCGCGGGCTCAGAAAGTGGTTCTTGAAGGAGTGAATGCATGA